The proteins below come from a single Leptolyngbya iicbica LK genomic window:
- a CDS encoding ABC transporter permease, translating into MIDLLHVELKRTWTQFIRYPAEVIAGLIITTSVFYGLFLSARYMAGPSFAFGDRLDAVVVGYVLWSLNLYIINDIAIGLQSEAQTGTLEQVFLSPWGSPRVFFARAVASLALRFTLISGIVLILMAISGSRLSFPPALLLPFLTLVMAGYGFAFMMGACALVFKRVQQILGIFQFLLLFLLAAPFEESTGIMQHLRFFLPMIPSTGLLRDLMARDLPLDWPTFALALLNGAAYLGLGLLVFNWAEKMAKKRGSLSGY; encoded by the coding sequence ATGATTGATTTACTCCATGTCGAACTGAAGCGCACCTGGACGCAATTCATCCGCTATCCGGCGGAAGTCATTGCCGGATTGATCATCACAACTTCGGTGTTTTACGGGCTATTTTTGAGCGCGCGTTACATGGCCGGACCCAGCTTTGCCTTTGGCGATCGCCTCGATGCCGTCGTCGTGGGCTATGTGCTGTGGTCATTGAACCTGTACATCATCAACGACATTGCGATCGGCCTCCAGTCTGAAGCGCAAACGGGCACGCTGGAGCAGGTGTTTCTCTCGCCGTGGGGGTCGCCGCGCGTGTTCTTCGCTCGGGCCGTGGCCAGTCTCGCACTGCGCTTCACCCTGATTTCGGGAATTGTGCTGATTTTGATGGCGATTTCGGGCAGTCGCCTTTCGTTTCCGCCTGCACTGCTTTTGCCCTTTCTGACGCTGGTGATGGCGGGGTATGGCTTCGCGTTCATGATGGGGGCTTGTGCGCTAGTGTTCAAGCGCGTGCAGCAGATTTTGGGGATTTTCCAGTTTCTGCTGCTGTTCTTGCTGGCAGCCCCGTTCGAAGAATCCACCGGCATCATGCAACACCTGCGCTTTTTCTTGCCGATGATTCCTAGCACGGGATTGTTGCGTGACCTGATGGCAAGAGACCTGCCGTTGGACTGGCCGACGTTTGCGCTGGCCTTGCTCAACGGTGCCGCTTATCTGGGGCTGGGGTTGCTGGTCTTTAACTGGGCCGAGAAAATGGCCAAAAAACGCGGTTCCCTCAGTGGTTATTAA
- a CDS encoding glycosyltransferase family 2 protein produces MFVSVVIPTYNRKPILEKCLRAMEQQVLPAESPVEGYEIVIVDDGSTDGTVAWLQEKAAEFPHVRLFEQDHKGPAIARNFGVTEAKGDTIIFIDSDLVVLPDFLHHHGTALKKAYEEKGSDRVFTYGRVVNTCNFEEPTSEPFKVTDYSQAFFATGNVAIAKHWLEAAGLFDTQFQLYGWEDLELGVRLKKLGLSLVKVPEAVGYHWHPPFSLDQVPRLIEQEMQRGRMGVLFYQKHPTWDVRMMIQMTWLHRVLWGMLSLGGRLNEKTLAPLLQWLIDSGRPQLALEVARVFLNWYNVQGVYAAYAEMERQGA; encoded by the coding sequence GTGTTCGTCAGCGTTGTTATTCCCACTTATAATCGCAAACCGATTTTGGAAAAGTGCCTGCGGGCGATGGAGCAGCAAGTCCTGCCTGCCGAGAGTCCGGTGGAAGGCTACGAAATCGTGATTGTGGATGACGGTTCCACCGATGGCACGGTCGCGTGGCTGCAAGAAAAGGCGGCAGAATTTCCCCATGTGCGGCTGTTTGAACAGGATCACAAAGGCCCCGCGATCGCCCGCAACTTCGGCGTCACGGAAGCCAAGGGCGACACCATTATTTTTATCGACAGCGATTTAGTCGTGCTGCCCGACTTTTTACATCACCACGGCACGGCCTTGAAAAAAGCGTATGAGGAAAAGGGCAGCGATCGCGTCTTTACCTATGGGCGCGTAGTCAACACCTGCAACTTCGAAGAGCCCACCTCAGAACCGTTCAAAGTGACGGATTATTCCCAAGCGTTTTTTGCCACAGGCAATGTAGCGATCGCAAAGCACTGGTTAGAAGCAGCGGGCCTATTCGACACTCAATTCCAACTCTACGGCTGGGAAGATTTAGAGCTCGGCGTCCGGCTCAAAAAATTAGGACTGTCTTTGGTGAAAGTCCCAGAAGCCGTGGGCTATCACTGGCATCCGCCCTTCTCCCTGGACCAAGTGCCTCGCCTGATTGAGCAAGAAATGCAGCGGGGGCGCATGGGCGTCTTGTTTTACCAAAAGCACCCCACCTGGGATGTGCGGATGATGATTCAGATGACGTGGCTGCATCGCGTGCTGTGGGGCATGCTGTCTTTGGGCGGTCGGTTAAATGAAAAAACCTTGGCTCCCCTGTTGCAGTGGCTGATTGATTCGGGACGGCCCCAACTGGCGCTCGAAGTGGCACGGGTGTTCCTGAATTGGTATAACGTGCAAGGCGTCTATGCTGCCTATGCTGAAATGGAGCGGCAGGGTGCTTAA
- a CDS encoding ABC transporter ATP-binding protein, with product MQLANRPTTERPPHTTADAVVLATQGLSKTYGRGKQRFEAVRQVSLTLHRGEVLAFLGPNGAGKTTTIKMIAGLVRPDRGQVTIAGEDPHRHARALRNIGAVLEGNRNLYWRLTPEENLEYFGVLRQVPRKVAHRRGLELLDRFELLDKRNTPVQKLSRGMQQKVAIAVALIHNPQLLLLDEPTLGLDVEAGETVKALVRQIAAEGRAILLTTHQLDVAEELSDRVAIIRRGQIIAEQSTESLLQEFSNSTYQIEVEGSLSATQQRQAEQLGATVEDRHITYAGDAETLYALLAALQPLPIVSVQHDRADLTQVFLKLVKDTQDAES from the coding sequence GTGCAACTTGCAAATCGTCCGACCACTGAGCGTCCGCCTCATACCACCGCTGACGCCGTTGTTTTAGCCACTCAAGGACTGAGCAAAACCTATGGCCGAGGCAAACAGCGCTTCGAAGCGGTGCGCCAGGTTTCTCTGACCTTGCATCGCGGCGAAGTCCTCGCCTTCTTAGGACCCAATGGGGCCGGCAAAACCACCACCATCAAAATGATTGCGGGTTTGGTGCGGCCTGATCGCGGTCAAGTCACCATTGCGGGCGAAGATCCTCACCGTCATGCCCGCGCTCTCCGTAACATCGGGGCTGTGTTAGAAGGCAACCGCAACCTCTATTGGCGGCTCACCCCCGAAGAGAATTTGGAATATTTTGGCGTGCTGCGGCAAGTGCCCCGTAAGGTGGCCCATCGTCGCGGGCTGGAATTGCTCGATCGCTTTGAACTGTTAGACAAGCGCAATACCCCGGTGCAAAAGCTGTCGCGGGGGATGCAGCAAAAGGTGGCGATCGCGGTCGCGCTCATCCACAATCCTCAACTGCTGCTGCTGGATGAACCTACCCTGGGTCTCGATGTGGAAGCCGGGGAAACGGTGAAAGCCCTGGTGCGCCAAATTGCGGCAGAAGGCCGCGCCATTTTGCTCACCACTCATCAATTGGATGTGGCGGAGGAACTGTCTGATCGCGTTGCGATCATCCGTCGCGGCCAGATCATTGCGGAACAGTCCACCGAGTCGCTGCTCCAAGAATTCTCGAACTCCACCTACCAAATTGAAGTCGAGGGCAGCTTGTCTGCTACACAGCAGCGACAGGCAGAGCAACTGGGGGCCACCGTTGAGGATCGTCACATTACCTATGCTGGGGACGCGGAAACGCTCTATGCCCTGCTGGCGGCGTTGCAGCCGTTGCCCATCGTGTCGGTGCAGCACGATCGCGCCGACCTGACTCAAGTTTTCCTCAAGCTCGTCAAAGATACCCAGGATGCCGAATCATGA
- a CDS encoding ABC transporter permease, giving the protein MAPAQTVRLKTRQVFAVSRVLLSVYYAYMVEYRAELMFWVLSGTLPLIFLGIWTQASQTGQFALDSVTFIRYFLAVFLVRQLTVVWVIWEFEREVVEGKLSPFLLQPIDPVWRHFVSHVSERFARLPFIAGLLGLCFLLYPQALWRPSLAALGLGLLATSLAFCLRFVIQYTFALFSFWTERANAIEQFWYLLYIFLSGMIAPLDVFPEAVRAVIVWTPFPYLIYFPANLLLGRQTDVVQGFVAIALWGTIFLVVNRWLWKRGLRQYSGMGA; this is encoded by the coding sequence GTGGCCCCCGCTCAGACAGTACGCCTCAAAACCCGACAAGTGTTTGCCGTATCTCGCGTTTTGTTGTCGGTATATTACGCCTACATGGTGGAATATCGCGCCGAGCTGATGTTTTGGGTGCTGTCGGGCACTCTGCCCCTGATTTTTCTAGGCATTTGGACCCAAGCTTCCCAAACGGGCCAGTTCGCCTTAGACTCCGTCACCTTTATCCGCTACTTTCTCGCCGTTTTTTTGGTGCGACAGCTCACCGTGGTTTGGGTGATTTGGGAATTTGAGCGGGAAGTCGTGGAAGGCAAACTTTCGCCCTTTTTACTCCAGCCTATTGATCCGGTTTGGCGGCACTTTGTCAGTCACGTTTCCGAACGGTTTGCTCGCTTGCCTTTTATTGCCGGGTTGCTGGGGCTGTGTTTTCTGCTGTATCCCCAGGCGCTGTGGCGACCGTCGCTAGCCGCACTCGGTCTCGGATTACTCGCCACCAGCCTCGCCTTCTGTCTGCGCTTCGTCATTCAGTACACCTTTGCGCTCTTTTCCTTTTGGACCGAGCGGGCCAATGCGATCGAGCAGTTTTGGTATTTGCTCTACATTTTCTTGTCCGGCATGATTGCCCCGCTAGATGTCTTTCCCGAAGCGGTTCGCGCCGTGATTGTGTGGACGCCATTTCCTTATTTGATTTACTTTCCGGCCAATTTATTGCTGGGGCGACAAACTGATGTCGTGCAGGGCTTTGTGGCGATCGCCCTCTGGGGCACGATTTTCCTTGTGGTCAATCGCTGGTTGTGGAAACGCGGTTTGCGCCAATATTCGGGCATGGGGGCATGA
- a CDS encoding chromophore lyase CpcT/CpeT — translation MTHSTDIATLARWMAADFSNQQQAFDNPPLYAHIRVCMRPLPPSLLDGAALYLEQAYDFALQQPYRARVLKLLTVDNRIEIENYTIKEVENLYGAARDRDKLSELTRDRLEFMPCCNMHVEWTGHSFKGQVEPGKGCIVERKGMKTYLDSVFEIDGEKFQSWDRGRDPETDQHLWGALAGPFSFTRRTSFADEVTVS, via the coding sequence ATGACACATTCGACGGATATTGCCACCCTTGCCCGCTGGATGGCCGCCGACTTTAGCAACCAACAGCAGGCATTTGATAACCCGCCGCTGTACGCCCATATTCGCGTCTGTATGCGGCCGCTGCCCCCCAGTTTGTTAGATGGCGCCGCCTTGTATCTGGAGCAGGCGTATGATTTTGCGCTGCAACAGCCCTATCGGGCGCGAGTGCTCAAACTGCTGACGGTGGATAATCGCATCGAGATTGAAAACTACACCATCAAAGAAGTTGAAAACCTGTACGGTGCTGCCCGCGATCGCGACAAACTAAGTGAATTGACCCGCGATCGCCTGGAATTTATGCCCTGCTGCAACATGCATGTGGAATGGACCGGACACAGCTTCAAAGGACAGGTCGAGCCGGGTAAGGGCTGCATCGTCGAGCGCAAAGGCATGAAAACCTATCTCGACAGCGTGTTCGAAATTGATGGCGAAAAGTTTCAGAGTTGGGATCGCGGGCGGGATCCGGAGACTGACCAACATTTATGGGGAGCGCTCGCTGGGCCGTTTTCCTTTACCCGGCGCACGAGCTTTGCCGACGAAGTGACCGTCAGCTAA
- the aat gene encoding leucyl/phenylalanyl-tRNA--protein transferase codes for MIPSQYNITAIIEGYAKGYFLMSDDDGQGLGWYSSRQRTLIPLDDRFRYPKSLRRALNQNRFETAISRDFLSVVDGCADRDTTWISEDLKEIYWELHQAGWAHSFETWQGDELAGGILGLTIGGAFIGESMFYRIPEGSKVAMVKLVEHLRSRQYLFFDAQMMNPHLERFGAYIVSNRDYRKLLKQALSMPCTFI; via the coding sequence GTGATTCCCTCTCAGTACAACATCACTGCCATTATCGAAGGTTACGCCAAGGGCTATTTCCTGATGTCTGACGACGATGGCCAGGGCCTCGGGTGGTATTCCAGTCGCCAACGGACGTTGATTCCCCTGGACGATCGCTTTCGCTATCCCAAATCATTGCGACGGGCGCTCAATCAAAATCGCTTTGAAACTGCCATTAGCCGCGATTTTCTCTCAGTGGTGGACGGCTGCGCCGATCGCGACACCACCTGGATCTCAGAAGACCTCAAAGAAATTTACTGGGAACTGCACCAAGCAGGTTGGGCCCACAGTTTTGAAACCTGGCAGGGCGACGAGTTAGCCGGGGGGATTTTGGGCCTCACCATTGGCGGCGCGTTCATTGGCGAGTCGATGTTTTACCGCATTCCCGAAGGTTCAAAAGTGGCCATGGTCAAGCTCGTGGAGCATCTGCGATCGCGTCAATATCTCTTTTTTGACGCACAGATGATGAACCCTCATCTAGAGCGGTTTGGGGCTTACATTGTCTCTAATCGCGACTACCGCAAACTGCTGAAACAGGCATTATCCATGCCCTGCACATTTATTTAG
- a CDS encoding TlyA family RNA methyltransferase: MAKQRLDMLLVERGLCETRQLAQRWIRAGEVQVNHQVVDKPGTAIALDAEITVKPRSRFVSRGGEKLAKALETFAITVSDRICLDGGISTGGFTDCLLQAGAAQVYGIDVGYGQVAWKLRQDPRVVLRERTNLRHLTPEELYGEAAALPDFGVMDVSFISLTKVLPAFWQLLTAPREVVLLVKPQFEVGRDKIGKKGVVRSPQDQADAIWQVLQTARALGWRDRGLTFSPIVGPAGNIEFLLWLAASASQPQLHDESLTEQGTLNIAKQAQAELA, from the coding sequence ATGGCCAAACAACGACTCGATATGCTGCTGGTAGAGCGAGGCCTCTGTGAAACTCGCCAGTTGGCTCAACGCTGGATACGGGCTGGCGAGGTGCAGGTCAATCATCAAGTCGTCGATAAGCCCGGGACGGCGATCGCCCTCGATGCAGAAATCACTGTCAAGCCGCGATCTCGATTTGTGTCCCGCGGTGGCGAAAAACTGGCAAAAGCCCTCGAGACTTTTGCCATTACGGTGAGCGATCGCATTTGTCTGGATGGCGGCATTTCCACAGGCGGTTTTACCGATTGTCTGCTTCAAGCAGGAGCAGCACAGGTTTACGGCATTGATGTGGGCTATGGTCAGGTAGCGTGGAAACTGCGCCAAGATCCCCGTGTGGTCTTACGAGAGCGCACCAATTTGCGTCATCTCACCCCTGAAGAGTTGTATGGCGAAGCCGCAGCCCTGCCCGATTTTGGGGTGATGGATGTGTCGTTCATTTCTCTGACAAAGGTATTGCCCGCATTTTGGCAGTTACTCACCGCCCCTCGGGAAGTAGTGCTACTGGTTAAACCGCAGTTTGAGGTCGGGCGAGACAAGATTGGCAAAAAAGGCGTGGTGCGATCGCCGCAAGATCAGGCCGATGCGATTTGGCAAGTGTTGCAGACGGCGAGGGCGTTGGGATGGCGCGATCGCGGACTCACCTTTTCGCCTATCGTTGGCCCCGCTGGCAACATCGAATTCTTGCTCTGGCTGGCTGCTTCAGCCTCGCAGCCTCAACTTCACGACGAATCACTGACTGAACAAGGCACTTTAAACATCGCAAAACAGGCCCAAGCTGAATTAGCTTGA
- a CDS encoding ABC transporter permease yields MMQRYWQVLTLFWSTAIAAELEYRLNFVIAALSSLGGLAGSLFGLFLFYGSGYEFPGWNWEAALVVLGIFTMLQGFSATFLAPNLNKIVRQVQEGTLDFVLLKPISSQFWLSTRTLSPWGIPDLVFGLIIIGYAGSRLGVPPLAYLLALPTLVFGFLSLYSLWFMLGATSIWFVKIYNVTEVLRGLLEAGRFPVVAYPVAYRVFLTFVIPVAFLTTVPAQALLGRVEWGWILSSVLLAIALLQLSRWFWRFALRFYTSASS; encoded by the coding sequence ATGATGCAGCGTTATTGGCAGGTCTTGACTTTGTTTTGGAGTACCGCGATCGCGGCAGAGCTGGAATATCGGCTCAACTTTGTCATTGCCGCCTTGAGCAGTCTGGGCGGCTTAGCGGGTAGCTTATTCGGCCTCTTTCTTTTTTATGGATCAGGCTATGAGTTCCCCGGCTGGAACTGGGAAGCCGCGCTCGTTGTCTTGGGCATTTTTACAATGCTACAGGGCTTTTCCGCGACTTTTTTGGCTCCGAACCTGAACAAAATTGTGCGGCAAGTGCAGGAAGGCACCCTTGATTTTGTCTTACTCAAGCCAATTAGCTCGCAGTTTTGGCTCTCAACGCGCACGCTATCGCCGTGGGGTATCCCAGATCTGGTGTTTGGCCTGATAATCATCGGCTACGCTGGGTCGCGATTGGGTGTCCCTCCCTTGGCTTATTTGCTCGCCCTTCCTACGCTGGTATTTGGCTTTCTGAGTCTCTACAGTCTGTGGTTTATGTTGGGGGCGACCAGCATCTGGTTTGTCAAAATTTATAACGTCACGGAAGTCCTACGGGGCTTGTTGGAAGCCGGACGCTTCCCAGTCGTCGCCTATCCGGTGGCCTATCGGGTCTTCCTGACTTTTGTAATTCCGGTGGCGTTTCTCACCACAGTGCCCGCACAAGCCCTGCTCGGCCGAGTGGAATGGGGATGGATTCTCAGTTCGGTGCTGCTCGCGATCGCCCTCCTCCAGCTTTCTCGCTGGTTTTGGCGTTTCGCCCTCCGCTTCTACACCAGCGCCTCCAGCTAA
- the rnc gene encoding ribonuclease III: MSEPLPPPPSLKRCVEKLGLPPELGNWDLLDQALIHASASVDRNNEQLEFFGDSVLRLAAAEFLMEQYPQATVGELTRVRSHLVSDQTLTEIAEKIGIEQFLQMSSAAAGDRAARPRRLADAIEALLAVLYLSRGNLQLVRPWLDPHLAEVAQQLMANPALRNPKTALQELTQKHYKTLPDYQTEEISVQYGDPQRFRAEVRLGDRYLGSGVGASRKEAEKAAASEGYQALLASIAAET; the protein is encoded by the coding sequence ATGAGTGAGCCACTACCCCCACCGCCGTCTCTCAAACGATGTGTCGAAAAATTGGGTTTGCCCCCAGAGTTGGGAAACTGGGATTTGCTCGATCAGGCTCTGATTCACGCCTCAGCGTCGGTCGATCGCAACAACGAGCAGTTGGAATTTTTTGGCGACTCAGTGCTGCGTCTGGCAGCGGCGGAATTTTTGATGGAGCAATATCCCCAAGCGACGGTGGGAGAATTGACGCGGGTGCGATCGCACCTGGTTAGCGACCAAACGCTAACCGAAATCGCCGAGAAAATTGGCATTGAGCAATTTCTACAAATGTCGAGTGCGGCGGCGGGCGATCGGGCGGCCCGTCCGCGACGCTTAGCCGATGCGATTGAAGCGCTCTTAGCGGTGCTTTATCTCAGTCGGGGCAACTTGCAACTGGTGCGCCCCTGGTTAGATCCGCACTTAGCGGAAGTAGCCCAGCAGCTGATGGCCAATCCGGCCTTACGCAACCCGAAAACCGCTTTACAAGAACTGACGCAAAAACACTACAAGACGCTACCCGACTACCAAACCGAAGAAATTAGTGTCCAATACGGTGATCCGCAACGGTTTCGGGCCGAGGTGCGGCTGGGCGATCGCTACCTGGGCTCCGGAGTGGGGGCCTCTCGCAAAGAAGCTGAGAAGGCGGCAGCCAGTGAAGGGTATCAGGCTCTATTGGCCAGCATTGCAGCAGAAACTTAG
- the tkt gene encoding transketolase has product MVVASQSLEALCVNSIRFLAIDAVQKANSGHPGLPMGAAPMAYVLWDKVMRFNPKNPQWFNRDRFVLSAGHGCMLQYALLYLTGYDSVSLDDIKQFRQWGSTTPGHPENFETPGIEVTTGPLGQGICNGVGLAMAEAHLASRFNKPDAEIVDHYTYVILGDGCNMEGVSGEACSLAGHLGLGKLIALYDDNHISIDGSTDIAFTEDVSKRFEAYGWHVLHVENGNTDLDAIGKAIAEAKAVTDKPTMIKVTTTIGYGSPNMADTAGVHGAPLGPDEIRLTREALGWNYDSFEVPEDALSHMRKAVERGASLQAEWEETLATYRTKYPEEAALFERMLSGKLPENWADALPTYTTDDKAIATRKTSEATLNALAPVVPELIGGSADLTKSNNTFMKVSGDFQKGAYENRNIRFGVREHGMGAICNGIALHNSGLIPYCATFLVFADYMRAAIRLSALSQAGVIYVLTHDSIGLGEDGPTHQPVETIASLRAIPNLTVIRPADGTETSGAYKVAIESRKAPTLMAMSRQNLPQIAGTSIEGVAKGAYTISDSDGTPDLILIGTGSELELCVRAAEQLTAAGKKVRVVSMPSWELFDAQDAAYQESVFPKAVTKRLAVEAGIGMGWCKYVGAEGDVISVERFGASAPGNTVFEKFGYTVENVVAKANAL; this is encoded by the coding sequence ATGGTTGTCGCATCCCAATCTTTAGAAGCGCTTTGCGTGAACTCGATCCGATTTTTGGCCATTGATGCGGTTCAGAAGGCAAATTCTGGCCACCCTGGTTTGCCCATGGGCGCTGCACCGATGGCCTATGTGCTGTGGGATAAGGTGATGCGCTTTAATCCCAAAAACCCGCAATGGTTTAACCGCGATCGCTTCGTGCTGTCGGCGGGGCATGGTTGCATGTTGCAATATGCGCTGCTCTACCTCACGGGCTATGACAGCGTTTCCTTGGATGATATCAAGCAGTTTCGTCAGTGGGGCTCGACCACACCAGGTCACCCCGAAAACTTTGAAACGCCTGGTATTGAAGTGACCACTGGCCCATTGGGACAGGGGATCTGTAATGGTGTCGGTTTGGCGATGGCTGAAGCGCACTTGGCGAGCCGCTTCAACAAGCCGGATGCCGAGATCGTTGATCACTATACCTACGTAATCTTGGGCGACGGTTGCAATATGGAAGGGGTTTCTGGTGAAGCTTGTTCCCTGGCCGGACACCTGGGCCTCGGCAAGCTGATCGCCCTGTATGACGACAACCATATCTCCATTGATGGTTCTACCGATATTGCCTTCACCGAAGACGTATCCAAGCGTTTTGAAGCTTATGGCTGGCATGTGTTGCATGTGGAAAATGGCAACACTGATCTGGATGCGATCGGTAAAGCCATTGCAGAAGCTAAAGCGGTGACCGATAAGCCGACCATGATTAAGGTCACGACCACCATTGGCTACGGTTCTCCCAACATGGCGGATACTGCTGGCGTCCATGGTGCGCCGTTGGGGCCGGATGAAATTCGGCTCACCCGTGAAGCTTTGGGCTGGAACTACGACAGCTTTGAAGTGCCGGAAGATGCTCTGAGCCACATGCGCAAAGCGGTGGAGCGAGGAGCTAGCCTGCAAGCAGAGTGGGAAGAGACGCTGGCGACTTATCGTACTAAGTACCCCGAAGAGGCGGCGTTGTTTGAGCGGATGCTGTCGGGCAAGCTGCCGGAAAACTGGGCCGATGCGCTGCCGACTTACACCACCGATGACAAAGCGATCGCGACTCGCAAGACCTCTGAAGCGACGCTGAATGCCCTGGCTCCAGTGGTCCCTGAGCTGATCGGCGGCTCTGCTGACTTGACGAAGTCCAACAACACCTTCATGAAGGTGTCCGGTGACTTCCAAAAAGGCGCTTACGAAAATCGCAACATTCGCTTTGGGGTGCGTGAGCATGGTATGGGCGCGATCTGTAACGGCATCGCACTGCACAATTCCGGTCTCATTCCCTACTGTGCGACCTTCCTCGTCTTTGCTGACTACATGCGGGCGGCGATTCGCCTATCAGCTCTGTCCCAGGCGGGCGTGATTTACGTTCTCACCCACGACTCCATCGGTTTGGGTGAAGATGGCCCCACTCACCAGCCCGTGGAAACGATCGCTTCTTTGCGCGCCATTCCTAATCTCACTGTGATTCGTCCCGCCGACGGCACAGAGACATCTGGAGCCTATAAGGTGGCCATTGAGAGCCGCAAAGCCCCAACCTTAATGGCAATGTCGCGTCAAAACTTACCCCAAATCGCGGGTACTTCTATCGAAGGTGTGGCCAAAGGGGCATACACCATCTCTGATAGTGATGGTACTCCCGACCTGATTTTGATCGGTACGGGTAGCGAACTCGAACTGTGTGTTAGGGCAGCCGAGCAATTGACGGCTGCAGGCAAGAAAGTGCGAGTTGTTTCCATGCCCTCTTGGGAATTGTTTGATGCACAAGATGCGGCTTACCAGGAGTCCGTTTTCCCCAAGGCGGTCACTAAGCGCTTGGCAGTGGAAGCGGGCATTGGCATGGGCTGGTGCAAGTATGTGGGCGCTGAAGGCGATGTCATCAGCGTTGAGCGCTTTGGTGCTTCGGCTCCTGGCAATACTGTGTTTGAAAAGTTTGGCTACACCGTAGAGAACGTGGTTGCTAAGGCAAACGCGCTGTAA
- the acpP gene encoding acyl carrier protein, translated as MSQEAVFEKVQKIVAEQLGVDEAEVKPEASFANDLGADSLDTVELVMALEEEFDIEIPDEAAEGIGTVQAAVDFIKDKKAA; from the coding sequence ATGAGTCAGGAAGCGGTTTTCGAAAAGGTGCAAAAGATTGTCGCTGAGCAGCTGGGTGTGGATGAAGCGGAAGTAAAGCCCGAAGCTAGCTTTGCAAATGATCTCGGTGCCGATTCTCTAGACACGGTAGAGCTAGTCATGGCCCTGGAAGAAGAATTTGATATTGAAATTCCTGACGAAGCTGCTGAGGGTATTGGCACGGTACAAGCTGCTGTGGACTTTATCAAAGATAAGAAAGCCGCATAG
- the fabF gene encoding beta-ketoacyl-ACP synthase II, which yields MTELEKKRVVITGLGATTPIGNNLDSYWQGLLAGKSGVGPITHFDAAKHTTQIAAEVKGFDPCEFMDRKDAKRMDRFSQFAVATSKQALADAQLEINDLNAEQVGVMIGTGIGGLKVMEDQQEVYLNRGPGRCSPFMVPMMIANMAAGLTAIQTGAKGPNSCPVTACAAGSNAIGDAFRLVQQGYAQAMICGGTEAAITPLGVAGFASARALSVRNDEPQAASRPFDRDRDGFVIGEGCGILILESLDHALSRGAKIYGEMIGYGMTCDAYHMTAPVPGGAGAARCIQLALKDAGITPDQVSYVNAHGTSTPANDPTETQAIKTALGEHAYNIAVSSTKSMTGHLLGGSGGIEGVAAAMTVAHDQVPPTINLENPDENCDLDYVPGQARQMPVDVTLSNSFGFGGHNVTLVFQKYRD from the coding sequence ATGACAGAGTTGGAAAAAAAGCGAGTCGTTATTACTGGGTTGGGGGCGACTACGCCCATCGGCAACAATTTAGACAGTTACTGGCAAGGATTGCTGGCGGGTAAGTCTGGAGTCGGGCCGATCACGCATTTTGATGCTGCCAAGCACACAACCCAGATTGCGGCTGAAGTAAAGGGCTTTGATCCTTGCGAGTTTATGGATCGCAAAGATGCTAAGCGAATGGATCGCTTTTCGCAGTTTGCCGTGGCCACCAGTAAGCAAGCTCTTGCCGATGCCCAATTAGAGATTAATGATCTCAACGCTGAGCAAGTTGGCGTCATGATTGGTACGGGCATTGGTGGCCTCAAAGTCATGGAAGACCAGCAAGAGGTGTATCTCAATCGGGGCCCCGGGCGCTGTAGCCCCTTTATGGTGCCAATGATGATTGCCAACATGGCTGCTGGGTTGACCGCCATTCAGACGGGTGCTAAAGGCCCTAACTCTTGTCCCGTAACGGCTTGTGCGGCAGGCTCGAATGCGATCGGCGATGCCTTTCGTCTGGTACAGCAAGGGTATGCCCAGGCCATGATTTGTGGCGGTACCGAAGCGGCAATCACCCCATTAGGTGTTGCCGGGTTTGCTTCGGCGCGGGCGCTGTCGGTGCGTAACGATGAACCACAGGCTGCCAGCCGACCGTTTGATCGCGATCGCGATGGCTTTGTCATTGGCGAAGGCTGCGGCATCCTGATTTTAGAATCGCTCGATCATGCCCTGAGTCGCGGAGCCAAAATCTATGGTGAGATGATTGGCTATGGCATGACCTGTGATGCTTACCACATGACGGCCCCGGTCCCGGGAGGGGCTGGTGCCGCCCGCTGCATCCAACTCGCCCTGAAAGATGCCGGCATCACACCGGATCAAGTCAGTTATGTCAATGCCCACGGCACCAGCACGCCGGCAAACGATCCGACAGAAACGCAAGCCATCAAAACGGCACTCGGCGAGCACGCTTATAACATTGCCGTCAGTTCTACCAAGTCAATGACGGGCCACTTGCTAGGGGGGTCTGGGGGCATTGAGGGAGTTGCGGCAGCGATGACTGTAGCCCATGACCAAGTGCCACCCACCATAAACTTAGAAAACCCAGACGAAAACTGCGACCTTGATTATGTTCCTGGTCAAGCACGGCAGATGCCGGTAGATGTGACGTTGTCTAATTCCTTTGGATTTGGTGGGCATAACGTGACACTGGTCTTCCAGAAATACCGTGACTAA